From a single Phacochoerus africanus isolate WHEZ1 chromosome 11, ROS_Pafr_v1, whole genome shotgun sequence genomic region:
- the LOC125111394 gene encoding apolipoprotein R-like, which yields MAPNLQHVFPALQLFGVLVLLLCPSCMCDCGMFPSIAHGSYEDVSSFLSFTTVVQYKCDDGYALVGEEKITCRSSRWSSPAPQCQALCLKPEIEDGTVSVDKDQYVDSENVTVQCDPGYSVVGSPNIICSENGTWYPDIPKCEWEIHTDCEQVLEGRKLMQCLPSPEDVKMALEVYKLSLEIERLELDLKLSTS from the exons ATGGCCCCTAATTTGCAGcatgttttcccagcactgcagCTCTTTGGGGTCTTGGTTCTACTGCTATGCCCTTCCTGCATGTGCG ACTGTGGCATGTTTCCTAGCATTGCCCATGGATCCTATGAAGATGTGAGCTCATTTTTATCCtttaccactgtggtgcagtataAATGTGATGACGGATATGCTCTGGTTGGGGAGGAAAAAATCACCTGCAGAAGTTCACGTTGGTCATCTCCAGCCCCTCAGTGTCAAG CTCTGTGTCTGAAACCAGAGATAGAAGATGGAACAGTGTCTGTGGACAAAGATCAATATGTTGACTCTGAAAATGTCACTGTCCAGTGTGACCCTGGCTACAGTGTGGTTGGCTCTCCAAATATCATCTGCTCAGAGAACGGAACCTGGTATCCAGACATACCCAAGTGTGAGTGG gAAATTCACACAGACTGTGAGCAAGTGCTCGAAGGCAGGAAGCTGATGCAGTGTCTCCCAAGTCCAGAGGATGTAAAAATGGCCCTGGAGGTATATAAACTATCTCTAGAGATTGAAAGACTGGAGCTAGACTTGAAGTTGAGCACCAGTTAA